The Miscanthus floridulus cultivar M001 unplaced genomic scaffold, ASM1932011v1 os_2560, whole genome shotgun sequence genome includes a region encoding these proteins:
- the LOC136535143 gene encoding extensin-like encodes MGKAEKEELGLKVPPLYKAAVSSFSSLFVSVRLFDARTGALRRSTSSSRNTSPASSASSSSRACVAQPRPAAKNLRRRPHLPHLSPSSLTPTPSPPPPTGRASDDAVLARYAAALPRTTPLAASAVTYARHCRPDAVSPPSKRPRLPVRAPAPSSPPPTPPLRPRRPQRLPLRRRPKRRRLPRAPNDVIIIYILIYALVENS; translated from the exons atggggaaaGCTGaaaaagag gagctgggactaaaggtccctcccctatataaggcggcCGTTTCTTCTTTCTCCTCACTCTTCGTCTCCGTGCGCCTCTTCGACGCCCGCACTGGTGCTCTTCGACGGTCTACCTCCTCCTCCCGAAACACCTCGCCAGCCTCCTCCGCTTCATCTTCCTCACGCGCGTGTGTTGCCCAGCCCCGTCCGGCTGCCAAGAACCTCCGCCGCCGACCCCATCTGCCGCATCTGTCGCCTTCGTCGCTGACACCGACGCCGTCGCCTCCCCCCCCAACTGGCCGCGCTTCAGACGACGCCGTTCTGGCCAGGTACGCCGCCGCCCTGCCCCGGACTACCCCGCTCGCCGCCTCAGCCGTGACGTACGCGCGGCATTGCCGCCCCGACGCCGTCTCGCCACCGTCAAAGCGCCCCCGCCTCCCCGTCCGCGCCCCGGCCCCGTCGTCGCCGCCCCCAACGCCGCCCCTCCGGCCGCGCCGGCCCCAACGCCTCCCTCTGCGCCGCCGGCCCAAACGCCGCCGCCTGCCCCGCGCCCCCAACGACGTCATTATTATTTATATTTTGATTTATGCATTAGTAGAGAATAGCTAG